Proteins found in one Lutimonas zeaxanthinifaciens genomic segment:
- a CDS encoding DUF4932 domain-containing protein — MKNFIIMRIMTSLLTILLSIYLNAQANPIEVGFKKNIEFLGYIVELGDPSNNDPNHPISIEINKFPVDRTNEKLTELFGLAGNIDYSTLINLMYFLPEFPLDDSYLLSEDRAKQLGFDSEDEIATIRNLVHQINAFYKQSHFESVWKNLSLQREETLTELRQLMPSRALFENMENFYGISFEQYEIVPSLTLWSAGWGIKDKYRNRATFILGPMAENYDFGNRQNFVNLAIHEYGHSFVNPVVLENTIELAKTKSLFGPIKSVMVVQGYSNWETCMIEHFVRSSEVIMNEFIGNNEGVKALLEDYGKNRKFIYLQFIVGKLKEYRLKKKLSYPDSVRKTIEDLELAYLRE; from the coding sequence ATGAAAAATTTTATCATCATGAGAATTATGACATCACTTTTAACAATTTTACTAAGTATTTATCTTAATGCCCAGGCAAATCCGATTGAAGTTGGGTTTAAAAAAAACATTGAGTTTTTAGGCTACATCGTTGAACTCGGAGATCCTTCAAATAATGATCCAAACCATCCTATTTCTATTGAAATAAATAAATTCCCCGTAGATAGAACCAATGAAAAACTAACCGAATTATTTGGGCTTGCAGGTAATATAGATTATTCAACTTTGATCAATTTAATGTATTTCTTACCAGAGTTTCCTTTGGATGATTCCTACCTGTTATCTGAGGATAGGGCAAAACAGTTGGGATTCGATTCGGAGGACGAAATAGCAACAATTAGAAATTTGGTCCATCAAATAAATGCATTTTACAAACAGTCTCACTTTGAATCCGTCTGGAAAAACCTATCACTGCAAAGGGAAGAAACTTTGACAGAATTAAGGCAATTAATGCCTTCGAGAGCTTTGTTTGAGAATATGGAAAACTTTTATGGCATTTCGTTTGAACAATATGAAATAGTTCCAAGTTTGACGCTTTGGTCCGCGGGATGGGGAATCAAGGATAAATACAGGAACAGGGCAACCTTTATTCTCGGTCCCATGGCTGAAAATTATGATTTTGGCAATCGTCAAAACTTTGTCAACCTGGCTATTCATGAATATGGACATTCCTTTGTGAACCCTGTGGTTTTGGAAAACACCATTGAATTAGCAAAAACGAAAAGCCTGTTTGGGCCCATCAAATCTGTCATGGTAGTTCAAGGATATTCCAATTGGGAAACCTGCATGATTGAACACTTTGTCAGATCCTCAGAGGTAATAATGAATGAGTTTATTGGAAATAATGAAGGCGTTAAAGCTTTACTTGAAGATTATGGTAAAAACAGAAAATTTATTTATCTCCAATTTATCGTTGGTAAATTGAAAGAATACAGGTTGAAAAAAAAGTTGAGTTATCCTGATTCGGTTCGCAAAACCATAGAAGATCTCGAATTAGCGTATTTAAGAGAGTAA
- a CDS encoding alpha/beta fold hydrolase produces the protein MIRYLKINYLSIPLNGKASIVSDEAGPETVINFTEMIPNAKFALIPGSGHTTLNDNGLAVLAAIQQFLKTIEKK, from the coding sequence ATGATCCGATATTTAAAAATTAATTACCTTTCCATTCCGTTAAACGGTAAAGCTTCAATAGTAAGTGATGAAGCCGGGCCTGAAACTGTCATAAATTTTACTGAAATGATTCCCAATGCCAAATTTGCTTTAATACCCGGATCAGGCCATACGACGCTTAATGATAATGGCCTTGCAGTTCTTGCAGCAATTCAGCAATTCTTAAAGACAATAGAAAAAAAATGA
- a CDS encoding GyrI-like domain-containing protein, with protein sequence MNPRIEKLETKRLIGAKLNMSLIDNKTGQLWGQFGPRIKEIQNRVSEDKLSMQIYPPFYYDQFNPAREFEKWAAVEVKDFETVPSGLKSFILEEGLYAVFDYKGSSSDHSVFEYIFSKWIPASKYVVDDRPHFEVLGLKYKNNDPESEEEIWIPIKEKKPE encoded by the coding sequence ATGAATCCAAGAATAGAAAAACTAGAGACGAAAAGATTGATTGGTGCAAAATTGAACATGAGTCTCATTGACAACAAGACCGGACAGCTTTGGGGCCAGTTTGGGCCAAGGATCAAGGAAATTCAAAATAGAGTTTCTGAAGATAAGCTTTCAATGCAGATCTATCCTCCTTTCTATTACGACCAATTCAATCCAGCCCGGGAGTTCGAAAAGTGGGCTGCGGTTGAAGTGAAGGATTTTGAGACTGTCCCTTCTGGATTGAAATCATTTATTCTTGAGGAAGGACTTTACGCTGTTTTTGATTATAAGGGCTCAAGTTCTGATCATTCCGTTTTTGAATATATTTTCTCAAAATGGATTCCAGCTTCAAAGTATGTAGTTGATGACAGGCCTCATTTTGAAGTATTGGGGTTGAAGTATAAAAATAATGATCCGGAATCGGAGGAAGAAATCTGGATACCAATAAAAGAAAAAAAACCGGAATAG
- a CDS encoding serine hydrolase domain-containing protein — MTTIFSIAKIVIYLSFVLMPFTMLQKPYDFEWPEHRSVKVFKELIKVYDEYDLEKLEGFVRKYYPEESVEKKIKHWAKVYSEFGALEPFKVADKNLIEDSPGIWFRGKDSKNWVQLIIVMSDSIDQITLNPVVRGIRPVGPLPPYSPMPVEKLNEYLKEYMDVIVQKDLFSGNVLVAHGNEILFQGAYGLRDKTLNQRNDLETSFGIASTTKTFTAIAIAQLAETGKLKFSDPISKFIPSYPKDIADQVTIHHLLTHTSGIEFDDYEPFNEATKKAKSFSELINVQLEFMDHMNEGRRSNFKVLNEYDYTNDGFDLLGAVIEKASGLSYARFIEKYIFEPAGMVNSFADIDLINKSANKAKGYSYYDEDHNFRLGKRFEADPARYSMVGGAGGIHSSVSDLYRYFKSINEEVVINGKTKELMFSVHATPYSSEDLDTDSQYGYGFAINRSGKATTIGHDGVDLGIGSRFAYYPEQDIYVIVLSNYGSMAGSNVANHIKDLIEPNFIPVETN, encoded by the coding sequence ATGACAACAATATTTTCGATAGCAAAAATCGTGATTTATCTGTCTTTTGTTCTAATGCCTTTTACAATGCTTCAGAAGCCTTATGATTTTGAATGGCCGGAACATAGGTCGGTGAAGGTATTTAAAGAACTCATTAAAGTTTATGATGAGTACGATTTAGAAAAACTTGAAGGATTTGTACGTAAATACTATCCAGAAGAAAGTGTTGAGAAAAAGATAAAACACTGGGCCAAGGTTTACTCTGAGTTCGGTGCGCTGGAACCTTTTAAAGTAGCCGATAAAAATTTGATTGAAGATTCTCCTGGAATATGGTTTCGGGGAAAAGATTCAAAGAACTGGGTTCAGCTTATCATTGTAATGAGTGATTCCATAGATCAGATCACTCTGAATCCTGTAGTAAGAGGAATTCGTCCGGTGGGCCCTCTTCCTCCATATTCCCCAATGCCTGTAGAAAAATTAAACGAATATTTGAAGGAATATATGGATGTTATTGTTCAGAAAGATCTGTTCTCCGGCAATGTATTGGTGGCACATGGAAATGAGATACTGTTTCAGGGGGCTTATGGATTGAGAGATAAAACCCTGAACCAAAGAAATGATCTTGAAACCTCTTTTGGGATTGCGTCAACCACCAAAACTTTTACGGCAATTGCCATTGCGCAACTGGCAGAAACTGGAAAGTTAAAATTTTCGGACCCCATAAGTAAATTTATTCCTTCATATCCTAAGGATATTGCAGATCAGGTAACGATTCATCATTTACTTACCCATACTTCAGGTATCGAATTTGATGATTATGAACCTTTTAATGAGGCTACAAAAAAAGCGAAAAGTTTTAGCGAACTTATCAATGTCCAATTGGAATTTATGGATCATATGAACGAAGGGAGACGGTCTAATTTTAAGGTATTAAATGAGTATGACTACACTAATGACGGATTCGACCTGTTGGGTGCGGTGATCGAAAAGGCTTCCGGACTTTCATATGCCCGATTTATTGAAAAATACATCTTTGAACCGGCAGGTATGGTTAACTCATTTGCCGATATAGATCTCATCAATAAAAGTGCTAACAAGGCAAAAGGATATAGCTATTATGATGAGGATCACAACTTTCGGTTAGGGAAAAGATTTGAGGCTGACCCTGCGAGATATTCAATGGTAGGAGGTGCAGGAGGTATTCATTCCAGTGTTTCGGATCTTTACAGGTACTTTAAATCTATAAACGAGGAAGTAGTCATTAACGGCAAAACCAAAGAATTAATGTTTTCAGTTCACGCAACGCCATATTCAAGTGAGGACCTCGATACGGATTCTCAATATGGCTATGGTTTTGCCATAAACCGCAGTGGAAAGGCGACTACAATTGGACATGATGGTGTTGACCTGGGCATAGGAAGTCGATTTGCCTATTATCCTGAACAGGACAT